The following proteins come from a genomic window of Streptomyces sp. Sge12:
- a CDS encoding NADH-quinone oxidoreductase subunit J family protein: MAAAATTGPGFLSPTGVEIAFVLVGLATLGAALVTVTTKQLVHAALWLVVALGGIAVEYLLLTAEFIAWVQVLIYLGSVVVLLLFGLMLTKAPIGRSPDADSGNRWIALGVAVVAAVSLVWVVVDAFRTTWIDLDGPVQGSTKVSGEILFQHWVLPFEALSVLLLAALIGAIVLSRRTDSAEDADASDKGQR; the protein is encoded by the coding sequence CTGGCCGCAGCCGCCACCACCGGGCCCGGCTTCCTCTCCCCGACCGGCGTCGAGATCGCCTTCGTACTCGTCGGCCTCGCCACCCTCGGCGCGGCCCTCGTCACGGTCACCACCAAGCAGCTGGTGCACGCCGCCCTGTGGCTGGTCGTCGCGCTCGGCGGCATCGCCGTCGAGTACCTGCTGCTGACCGCCGAGTTCATCGCCTGGGTCCAGGTCCTCATCTACCTCGGTTCCGTGGTCGTCCTCCTCCTCTTCGGACTGATGCTCACCAAGGCCCCCATCGGCCGCTCCCCGGACGCGGACTCCGGCAACCGCTGGATCGCCCTCGGCGTCGCCGTCGTCGCGGCGGTGTCGCTGGTCTGGGTGGTCGTCGACGCCTTCCGCACCACCTGGATCGACCTCGACGGACCCGTCCAGGGCTCCACGAAGGTCTCCGGCGAGATCCTCTTCCAGCACTGGGTGCTGCCCTTCGAGGCGCTCTCCGTCCTCCTCCTCGCGGCCCTGATCGGCGCCATCGTGCTGTCCCGCAGGACCGACTCCGCCGAAGACGCCGACGCCAGCGACAAGGGGCAGCGCTGA